The DNA segment ACGGCGCGCTCGACGAGGAGGACCGGGCGGCGCTCGCGGACCTTGGCAGGGGTCTCGACCTTCTGGCCACCGACGTAGCCGGAGAAGCGGGTGTAGATCTTGGCGGTTTCCTTGGCGCCGGTGAGGACGACCTGATCGGCGTTGATGACGACGACGAAGTCGCCGGTGTCAACGTGGGTGGTGAAAGTGGGCTTGTGCTTGCCGCGAAGCAGGCGGGCTGCCTCCACGGCGACCTGGCCGAGGACCTTGCCCTTGGCGTCGATCACATACCACTTGCGCTCGACTTCGTGCGGCTTGGCGGAAAACGTCTTCATGTGCGTCAAATAAGGAAATCTCCGCGCGGTTCGGCGGAGGGGCGGGCAAACTAGGGAGTGGCTTCTGGCGTGTCAACCGGGAAATATTCCGGCGGGGCGGGATTTTCACGGAAAACGGGTGATTTCACTCCGGGGCGTCGGTCGGGCGGCTCATGGGTGCGTTGATGGGCGGCGGCAGCGGGCCGGTGCCGGAGTCGCCGATGGCGGCCTGGGTTTTGATCGCCCCGGCGATGGCCTTGGCGAGCTTGTCACGGTAGGCGGGGGACTGGGCGAGGCGCGCCTCCGCGGGGTTGCTGAGGTAGCCGCACTCGATGAGGACGCAGGGGATCTCCGGATTCCGGGTGAGGCGGAGGCGGCGGCGGACCAGGCCACGGCTGCCTGCCTCCGACGGGCTGACGCTGGTCATGGCGCGTTGCAGACGCACGGCCAGGCCGTGGCTGTCCACCCGCCAGTAGTAGGTCTCCGGGCCACGGATGCCGGACGGGCCGCTGTTGTAGTGGACGCTGATGAGAATGGCGTCGCCATGGCGGTTGGCGCGGGAAACGCGGTCGTCCAGGTCGATGAACTCGTCCCCGGACCGCATGAGGATGGTGTGGAATCCACCCAGCTCCGCCTTGATGCGCCTGGCGGTGTCCAGAGCCAGTTCCTTTTCCTGCTGGCCGGTGTGGCGGCTGACCGCTCCGGGGTCTTTCCCGCCGTGTCCGGCGTCGATGATGACGGTGCGGAATCCCTTCGGCCCGGGACGGTGGCCCCAGTGGTCGCGTCCGGAGGAAGAGGAACCGGTGCCGGAAGGCGCGCCGCAGGAGGCGAGGAAGGCGGTGACGGCGAGGGCCAGAAATGGCTTCAAGGGGAAATCCATGGTGGAAGAGTGGAGGATCTTTTGCTGTTAGGCGAGCGGGGAAATGGGGATGCGGTTGGTCCGGACCGGGACCGCGGGATTCATCCCGCTTGGATTCGCTGGCTGGATTCACCGGGGCGGAATGAATTCCGCGGTCCCAGGCCGGAGCATCGGCGGTAAGCCGCCGCGACACTTTAGAAATTTCCCCGGACAGATTAGAAAAATGGTCGTTTCCGCCCCCTGAGCCGACTGCAAAATAACCCCGCCGGTCCTCGCACCCTCCCTGCACGCCCCGTGCAGCACCCTTGCAAGGCGCTCACGCCTCCACGTCCAGGTTGTCCTCCGGAGCCACCCTCAGCGCGTCCAGCAGGCTGCTGATGTTCTGCCTCGGGGCGAACCCGGCCTGCGCCGTCAGCATCCCCGTCCGCAGGTCGATCGACACGCTCACGATCGGGGCCTCCGCCGTCTCCCACAGTGGATCCACGTTTGCCCCGGTGATCTGCACCCGGTCGCCCGGCGCGGGCTTCCACGGCGCATCCGCCCGGAACACCAGCGACCCCGTCATCGGCGTCCAGTCCTGGGCCTCGAAATAGTTCTGCGCGAACCCCGGCGGCGGCTCCACGAATGCCGCCTGCTCCCCCAGCTCCTCCAGATCCGTGCCGATCTGGCCCTTCACGGCCTGCGCCACCTGCGCCGGGGTCTTGTTGATCGCCCACAGCGGCATGTCCGGTTTGTAGAAGTAGAATCGCCTCAACTGGCTCGGATTCTGCCCGCCCGCCTGGGTGAGGCTTGTGTTCGTGCCCGTGTAACCTGCGAATTCCCGCACCTTGCTCGATTGGTTGGTCTTCAGGTGTGACAGCCCGGCGTTGAAAGCCTGCCCCACGCTCGTTCCTCGGTACTCCCCCCGCAGCCAGACCTGCGTCTTCGTCGCCCCGGCCAGAGCGAGCTGCGCATCAGTGAAGGTGTTCGGCTTGATGGTGTGAAGCCCGAGCGTCCCTGGCTGGCTGCCATTGGCAAGCCGGATGGTCGCCGCCTCCGTCGGCACCGTCATGTCGTGCGGCGGCGGATTACCCTCACCCGGGTAGCGGTAGTAGTAGGTGTAAAATGAAAACGAGCTGTTCGCCACCCGCTCCATGGTGAACGACCCCGCAGCCAACGCCGCCTTGATCGCCGGGTCGATCTCCTTCAGCGCGTCCCACTGCGGGAACACATTCAGTAGCGCCGTCGCCGCGATCTGGTCAATCGCCGCCCCCTCCTCGCTCAACGCCTTCGCCGCCTCATTGTAGGCTTGGATCGCAGCCTGGAGAGACTCCCGGTTGAAGGCATCCGTCCGCTCGTAGCCGGACAGCATCAGGGAAATCTGGCGGCTCGCCTCCGCCGCCGTGTTGCCACCCGTCTGCGTCACCAGGGACGCCTCCGTGTAGCTCGTCCGGGACGCGTAGTGGATCGTCACCCCCAGCGCCCTGCGCCACTCCTGGGGAACCAGCCGGGCATCCTCCAGCCCGTGGCCCTCCACGTCCACGTCGATCACATGCGGAGCCGTCCGCCGCGTGAAGGTCAGCTTCGGCAGCGGGGCCGTGCTGTAGTCCATCCGCGTCCCCGCGTCCGGCACCATCTGGAGCATGAAGGAGATCGCCTCGGCGAATGACCGGCTCTTCAGCGTCGCCTTCGGTGCCGCGTAAAAGGTCGGCAGCGTCCCCGCCTGGACCGGCAGTCCCGCCGCCTGTGCCAGGCCCACCAGGCTGGACACCGTCGTGCCGATGCTCTGCGAAGGATACACCCGGTAGGGCCGGTCATTGGTCGCCCCGCCCAGCGGCGCGTTGGCCAGCTGCTTCCACACGCTTTCCGCCTGGAAGGAATACACGCCTGCCTTCAGTTGGAAGCCGCGCATCACCTTCCCGTGGAACAGCACCCGGGGCGTCGGCGTCGCGCTGTCGCGCAGCGTGATCATCTGACCGTCATCGATCAGGTGCGTGACCATGAATGCCGGGATGGAAAACGTCAGCCGGTCGATGTCCAGGCTCGTCAGGGACAGCGTCCCGTCCGTGATCCCCAGCTCCTCCAGCGTGCGCGGCGTCGCATCCAGCGACCGCCCCGCCTCGCCGATCAGATAATATGGTGGCGTGTATTCGATCATCGGAATTCCGGGGTCATGGAGTTCAACCGGCGCATGACCCCGTCGAACTTGTTGTTCAGCTCAACGATCTTCTGTTCCGTCGCGGTCAAACCGGCCGCAGCCTTGGTCAGTCCTTCGATGATCGTGTCATCCTTCTTGTCCATCGATCGGGAGAGTGCTTCGAGCGACGCGCGGATCGGAGCGATCTGCTGATCGTCCGGCGTACTGTCGTTCAGCATTTTGACGATCGCCTCATAGAGCCGCTTCGACTCGCCCTTTATCTTGCCGCCCCCCTCCTCGATCTTATCGAAGTTCTTCTTTACGTCATCAATAGCGTCCTTGGTCAGCTCAGCAATGATCTCGCGTTGCTTTCCAGCAGCCTCCTTCTGCCCCTCCAACGCTTTATCCTTCGTTTCCCTGATGCCCTCCGACGCTTCCACCTGAGATTTTTCAATCTGTATCCCCGCCTCCACCTTCGCATCAGCCAGACCTCTGCTCGCCTCCTGGACTTTGCGGTCCATATCCTCCATGGTAGCGGTCGCCTGCTGAATCTCTTCACGAGTTCCACCTCGCTCCTGGAGATCGAACAGCCTCTTAATGGCCACGCTCAATTCGGCTTCCGCTCCAGCTAGAGCGCCTTCCGCACGGGTCACCGCTTCATTGACCTCCGCCACCCGTGCCACCTGTTGGCGGACAATCTCATTGATCGCCACCACCGCCGGATCCTCACCGCTCGCCAGTGCTGCTTTGTCGGCTACCTGTGCCTTCGCTTCCAGCAGTTCCCGCCGCGCACGGAGGATGCCGATCTGCCGCTCCATGGCCGCCGTCTGCTCATTGATGCTGGCGAGCTGGTTGCGCAGCGCCCGGTTCGTCGCATCATCCGCCACGGATTTGGCATACGCATCATGGGCGGCCTTCGTCTTCTTGTAGAGGTCCTCCATCTCCCGGCCCCATTCCAGGGACTTCTCCAGCTCATCCAGACCGGCCAGGGAAACCATCGCCCCCTTCAGCTTGTCCAGCGGGCTGGTGATCCACTCCATCACCTCGATCATGGAGTCGGTCCACGCACCCATCTGTGCCTCGGACTGCGTCATCTCCTTCCGCAGTTCCCGGTAGCGGTAGAGCACCTCCATCACCGCGTCGGACCCCAGCTTCGCGGCTCCAGCGATCGCGGCCACACCGGCGGCGGCCGCCGTCGCGCTCGCCGTGGATCCGGCGGGAAGAAGTTCGGGACCGATGCCCTGGCTTTTCCCGGCAGCAGCCGCTTCCTTGTCCCGGGCGGCCACGCGCCGCTTCGCCTCCTCCACATCCTCCAGCCGTTGGATGTGCTGCTCCTCCAGCCGGATCTTTTCCTTCAGGGCATCCTGCTGTTTGACGATCGCCGCCGTCTCCTCATCGAGCTGCTGGCGGGCCGCCGACCGGCGTGTCTCCAGCTCGTTCTGGACCGCGATCACCTGCTTGGACTGCATCCACTGCTCCCGCTCCGCTTCGGTGAGCTGGGTCATCGTTGCCACGTAGTCCTCCAGCTCCTGGGTGGACATCGACTTCGCGATCTCCGCGTGGCTCTGGGCCACCGCCTTCGCCGCCGCAGCCGCCTGCTTGCCTGCCGCAGCGGTCGCCGCTGCCATCGACGATGAAGCCGTGCCCAGATCCTTGGCCGCATCCTTCGCATCGACCATCGACTCCTCGACGGCGTCCGCTCCGGACGTGTCTCCCTCCGTCTTCAGACGGAACTTGATGTCATTCTCGTTGGCCATGCTCGTGATCGTTTACCCTGCCCACACCGGGGAGACAGCGGGCGTGCCCGTGGCTCCGCCATACGGCGTCCACGTTTCCACTTCCCACGGATAGTCCGCGGCCTCCCCATTGAATCCTTTTCCAGCGCTGCCCTGGATTTTCCAGATCCCGCCGGTCCGCTGTACCGTCACATCCGCGTCGGTGAATACCAGATACCCGGAGGACAGCCCCGTCTTCGGCACGTTCCCGTTCGCCGCAGATGGATCAGTGATACCGGAAAGCGTGACCCCCCACAGCAGCGGCAGCGGGTCCGGTCCGGTGGGCGGTTCACCCACCACCACGGACGGCGGGTGCCCGGGCATCGCGTCGCCGCCATCAGGCACCAGAGCTGGCACATCACCCGGCGTGGCTTCCTCCGGATCCGGTGTCGCCGTGCTGACCACCTCCCGCTTGCCGCACGCACCACGGTATTCCGTGATCGTGACTTCCTTCCCGTTCTTCCGCTCTCTCAGCCGGGCCACCACACACGCCAGCACCCGGGCGTGGTGGTATTCATAGACGTTGCCGCCCTGGATGGAGTAGCGGAACTTCCCCTGCACGCCCAGCGGCATCGCCGCCGGGTGGTCCTGGCAATACGCCTCCGCCTCATGGTGCGTGTCATGCAGCACCCGCCGCGTCCACGCCGGGGAAAAGCTCGCGTTGCCCAGGGAGATCCCCGCCGCATACTCCGCGCCGATGGCACCGGCGGAGAAGTCCCCCTGCTGCATCGGCCACCGCACGTAGTCACGCATGCCGTCGTCGTAGTCCAGCAGCGTGATGGGATCACCCGTCACCGGCACGAACTCGATCTTGACCAGGCTGCGGATCATCAGAAAAACACGCCTCGTTGTGCCATCCTCATCCGGGAACGGGTGAGCGCGTCGATGCACTCACGGACGGACAGGCGGCGGTTCCACAGAACCAGCTCGGCGAACTCCAGGTCCGCGTCATTGCAGTTGCTGTAGTTCGCGTAGCAGTTCCCGATGCCCACGTTCCGCTCTACCGGATCCTTCGTCCCGGTGGTGTAGTCGTGGAACTCCCGGTTGCCCACACCGGAAAGCAGCAGGCCGAACTTCCCGGCACCCTCGCGGAATACCAGGCAGATCCAGGCTCCCGTTTCCCCGCCATTCATCGCGGAGGTGAAGGGGAGGTTGAAGGCGTTGAGGGTATTCGAAAATTTGATATGGCCTGCGAAATCGATCGTCAGTCCCGATCCCGTGAACGGATCCGCCGTCCCGGCGATGATCTGGTAGGTGCCGCCGACCACTTCCGTGGGCACGCGCAGCACCACCAGGATGGTCTGCTCGATCCCGTCCGGCATCGTGCTGACCAGCCCTTGCAGATGGGACCCCGGATCATCCTTGTGCAGGATGATGGAGGACTCCTCATAGGTCGCGGCGAGGACACCCGCCCGCGTCAGCACCTCGGAATTGACCAGTCCGGTCAGTGAGCTGCTGTCGGTGCCGAACTGCCAGTGGTCGAACGCGTCTTCCTCCAGCGGAACTTCGCCAGGGAGGATCACATCCGCAGCATCATGCCGCAGGTGTTTCACGGACCGCTTCGCATGTGGGGCCGCCCGTGGCAGCAGATGGGAAACCCCATCGATCCAGAACGCATCCGCCGTGGAATCACGGAGATTTCCCGACGCACCGTTGATGATGCCCGTGCCGTTGTTGTCCAGCGCATAGCGCACCTCCGTATCACCTTCCAGGTCCCTGGCCACCACGATCCTCACCCGGTCCTCCATGACCTCGATGGAGGAGATCGGCACCATCCCATCTTCGTCCTCCACCTGGAACCCATGGCTCGGAGTCGGCGGCAGCGCGGAACTGTCCAGGAGGAGCGGCGGCACCGGCACATCCCAGAACCAGATGATTTCACGGCCACGGCTGCTGGCACCCATCGGCATCAGCGTCCGCGCATCTCCATGTTCCGCTAGCTCACGGAGGGCACGCCCGGCGGCCCGCCCCGCCATCTGGGCACCCAGCGCGGAGTAATGGATGTTGTTGGCATGGGGCAGCGCGTAGGCAGGGGCCACCAGGTGGTGGTAGGGACTGCGCACGGCGGCCTCCAGTTGGGCCAGCGCCGGGCCACCACCCGCGTTGATGTGTGCGGACGGCTGGACCATCGGCAGGTGGAGGAAATCTTCGCCACCACCCAGCACCTGGCTGCGGAGGTCCGCCTGCAGATCCTCGCGGAGATCCAGCAGCTTTTCCAGGTAGGTGGCCTGCGCCATGGCACCGTCACTCTCACCCTGGACCCACACCACGGCCGCCACCGCATGGCTCACACCCGCACCTCCACTCAGTGTCCGCGCATGGCTCGCCCTGGACAGGAGGTCAGTGTAGGGGGCGGTGCCCTTGACCAGCTGGTTAATCCCGTAGCCACCGTAGCCGACGGCACTGAGGATCAACCGCGCCGCGCCATCCGTCGTGCCGGACTCCGTCCATTGCAGCGCCACACCGGAGCATGGCGTCTCTCCCTGGGTATCATCCGTGGATTCCAGCAGGGATACCGCCGTCACTCCTCCACCGCCCGCTCCGCGCACCCCGGTGGAGAATCGCAGCGCATCATAGACCGCCGTGGTGGTGAGCACCGGCACCGCATCGGATCCGGACGCATTGCTCTGGCCATAGAGGATGACATGGCAACGCTGGGCCACCGCCAGTGGGTGCCGCACCGCGAAATACCCATCGCCCCCGCCATTGAGCGCCGCCCGCCACGTGCGGGCGGGGATGTTCCCGGCATCCGTGTCCGCCTTGGTGGACGGCAGGAATCCCGCAGGCGGTTGGACAGGCACCTCCGGCATCACCTCCGGCGGCGGAGCCACCACTCCGCCAGGCAGAGATGGCCCTACGGACGGCGGAGCGGCGGGTGATGGCGCACTGCCGCCCGCCACCAGGGATGGCACGGTGCCGGGAGTGGGCGCATCGGTGTCTGGAACGGGCGACGGTGTGGGCATGACGGTGGTGGTTGGGTGTGGCGGGCTGCGTGGGGATCAGGCACCGGCGATGTTCTTCGGCTCAACGGATGCGATCGACGACGGGATCACCTCAAAGCGGAAGGCAGGCTTCGTCCGGTCCTTCGTCCAGCTCGGCGCGGCGTCCAGGCTGAAACGACCGTAGACCACGGCCATCACCTTCTTGACGTTGTTCTGGTCCCGTTGCTCGAAGTTGAGCCAGCCCTCCACGGCGCGGAGCTTGTCGGCGAACGGGGTGACCGGGGTGCCGTCGACCGGCGCGGTCTTCATCCCCCACGCGAGCTGCCAGAACATCTCGGAGGAACACTTCAGGGTCATCTTGATGATGTCCTTCACGATGTTGTTTTCCTCCTCCTTGTAGTAGCCGCCGTTGACCGGGTCCGGGCAGTAGTCCGGCTCTCCAGGTTCGTTGACCGCTTCAAAGGAGCTGTCCAGGACACAGCCCAGGGTCTTCCAGTTTTCCAGATCCTCCTCGTCTTCCGGATAGAATCCGGAATCCACGGTGTTCTCGCCGATGACGGTTCCCTTCGGGACGAAAGCCGCGAAGCAACCGATGATGATCTTCTCCAGTTGGTATGACATGATGGTGGTGGTCGGTGTGTGGTTGGTGGAATCAGACGGTGCCCAGGACCTTCACGTTGCCCTGTCCCTCATGGTAGGTGGCGACTTCCTGGCTGACCTTCAGCGTGCGGCCCGCCGCGGCGGTGCCTCCGGCGATCTTGATGCCGCCTTTCAGCACCTTCACCCACAGGAAGAGCGGCGCGGCGGCAGGTGCGACCTCAACAGCGGGCGCAGGCTCGGCGGGGGCTGGGGTGGTGTCGGTTGCCACAACTGCGGCGGGTGCTGCTTTGGCAGCAGTCATTCTGGCGGTCTTGCTCATGATTCAGGGTGTGGTTGGTTTCGGGATATGGTGTCGGATCGTGAAAATGGTTTCGCGGGCGTGCCACGCGGGGCGTCCATCGGACTGAGCGAGGCCGTCGTTGAAGGAGCGGACCTTCAGCTCGTAGTTGCAGTGCTGGCCGTCATCCCATCCATGGAGGGCGTGCAGCATCGTGTGCCACTTCTCCTCCTCCGGGGCCGCGCCCTTCTCCAGGGTGATGGGGCAGAACGAAGTGATCGGGATGGTGAGGTCCACGACGATGTCCGTGTCATCCACGAAGGCTCCCTCCGTGATGCCGATCACCCACGCCGTGCGGTCCGGGACCTTCCGCGATGCCACCGCCCGGGCGATGTCATTCCAGATGTCCGTCTCCCGCTTGATGATGATGGCGTCCGCCGTGCAGACACCCTCCTCCACCATCCGGGCGGCGATCTTCTCGCGCAGCAGCATCAGGGGTGCGGTGCTCATGCCAGCCCTCCTTTCCTCATGGATCGTTCCAGGAAATCCGTGGCTTCCTCGATGAGCGCCGCCTCCACCCGTTCACGGGGTGGTAGGGCCTCCGGATCCCGCTCGATGGTCACGGAGTCCGCCAGGTAATACACCGGACGGATCGGCGTCCGTGCCGCGATCCTCACCGGCTTGGAAACCATCTCACCCGGGCGGTTGCCACGCACCCGCACCCGTCCGTCCGTCTGCCCGGTCAGGCTCTGGGTGGCCTGGTTGCTCCGCTCGAACAGCAGCGGCACCTTCGGGGAAATGGTGAACAGCTTCCGGCCATAGGTCGTCTCGTAGGTGCGGGCGAAAAGGCCATGCGCCTCCGGCACGATCGGGATGGTGAGGGCCTTCGCCTTCTTCGGCGTCACCGTGCCACCATGGAGGTGCAGGCGGAACGCCTGGTTGGCCACGGTCAGGACCGCGCCATCCTCCGTCACTTCGGCCACACCGGTATCCGCGGCCACGCCGTTCCAGAAATTCGTCCGCTTCCCGCCCAGCTTGTTCGGCGTGGCGTTCTTGCTGCGGAAGTGATCCTTCAGCTCATCCGCCCAGCGGGCGGCCAGCACCTTGTTCAGCCCGGTGCGGTTCTTCACCGCCGACTGCACCTCCACCAGGATCACCCGGCTGTTGTCCTGGACGATGACCTGGACGGAAATCACAGCGCCACCTCCTCTCCGTTGATGTGGACGCTCACCGGCTCGCCGGTCGCATCGGAGAAATCCTTCGCCCGGGCGGAGGCATACACCTTCGCCGTGCCACGCGGCGCACTGAACCCCCCGACCACCCGCCCGCCGATCTTCAGCGTGACGGTGGAGAACGGCTCATCGCCCAGGTTCTGCCCGTAGCCCAGCAGCACCCCGTTCTGTGGATCCAGCCCGGCGCTCAGCGCGTGGATCTCATCCGGACGCAGCTTCAGCAGGTCCCGCCGCCACGCATACACGTGGCCGTCCAGATACCGGACCATCACATTGTCCGGCAGCCAGTCGCGGATCAGGTTTGCGAAGGCCGCCGCAAAACTTCCCCACTCATCGTGGTATAGTGCTTTTCGGCCAACCGCGACGGCACTGGTGCTGGCGAGGATTTCTTCGTCGTATTCGCCAGAATCGAAACCGGATGGCCAGGCGGCAGCATCGTCTTCGGATCGAGACCGAAGGATCTGATCTCGTCCGGCGTCGGCGATGGCCCGCGCCCGGGACGTGAGTTGCTGTGAGATCGATTGCTCATCGGCGTCATGGGTAGGATGGAATGAAATCTTGTCCTGGTCAAATTGGATCGTGTCGCCGAACTCGCTGCGCAGCCGGTCCTCGGACACCTGGGGCAGGTTCTTGCGGGAGGCTTGCACGCCGCTTGCAAGGTCCATGTCCGGCATCTCCTGGGGATCATCGATCCCCGGCACGCCCAGCTCACGGGCCTCCCTCCAGCGGACGTTCTTCACGCCCATGCCGCTGCCCCATTTGAACGGCGGCCACGGCACGCCGAAGTCGGAGATCCATTTCCAGATCGGGTCGCTCTTCAGGGCGATCATCCGGCCGCCATAGAATTTCCCGCCATGGTCCGGCCAGATCTCCGCCACCCACGCACGGGGAACCTCGCGGTCCGCCTCGCGGATCAGCTCCCAACACGGCGCGGCTTCGATCAGATCCGGATCAAAGGATGCCTTCCAGTTCGCATACCCCCGGGCGAAGCCGAGCTGCATGTCCCAGATCAGGCCCAGCCTGCCGGCACTCGACAGGTCGCGGACTGTTCCCTGGTCGGCGGGCTTCGGTTGGTAGCCCAGCGCGTGCAGTTCGTCCTGCATCTCCGCGATGAAACGGCCACGGTCCATGGTGATCTCCTCACCGTTCGCCAGCTTCTCCTTTTCCAGTCTCACCCTACGCAGAATCTTCCCCTGCATGATGGCCAGCAGCCGCTCGCACTCCACATGGGCGGAGAAGAAGCTCACCTCCCGGATCTCCCACGGCACACGCGACCACTCGGCGGACGACAGCGTCGCGCCCAGCGGCGTCCGCTTGCCCAGCCGTGCCACCGCATCTTCCAGCGGTCGCTCTGTCGTGAAGTCGATCATTCCAGGTTCAGCTCCATGGGTTGGTGGCGGCCATCGTCAGGCCGGATGATCAGTTCGTGATACTGGGAGGTGCCTCCGTCCGCCTTGTGGGCGATGCCGTTCTTCCGGCCCACCGTCGTGATGTGGCAGTCCTTGAACAGCCCACGGTTCGCAGGCGTGTCGTCGATGGTGAGGATCCAGGTGCCCTTCATCTGGTCCAGGCCCTCCTCCCGGAACCGCGCCAGGTCATCGATCGTCCAGGCACCGTAGTGCGCCACGCCCGTGGTGTAGGGAGGGTCGCAGAAGAAAACAGTGACCTTGGAATCGTACTGTTCCAGGCACTCTTTCCAATCGAGGTTCTCGATGGCGACGCTGTCCAGGCGGCGGTTGAACGCACGCAGCAGGGCGAGCCGCCCCTCCTTGGAGGAGAACGCCGCGCCACCTCCGGACTTCGACGTGCCGAAGTGGTCCGCTGCGCCGCCGAAGCCGTTCTTCATCCGCAGGAACCACCGCGCCGCACGTTGGATGTCGGTCAGTCCGCGCTGCGCCTTGTGGTCCGCGAACTCCGCCCGGCTGTTGAGGTTCCACTCCAGTTCCTGGAGCAGCGCATCCAGATGGTATTTCACCACCCGGAACAGGTTCACGAGGTCACTGTTTCGGTCGTTGATGACTTCGGCGTTGGACGGTGCCTTCGCACACAGAAGCGCACCGCCACCACAGAACAGCTCGACGTAGGTTTTGTGCGGTGGGATCAGCGGCACCAGCTCCTTGACCAGCCACCGCTTGCCACCCTGCCAGCCCACCACCGGCTGCGGTGCGCCGACCACCGGCGCGGGGCGGCGCATCATGCCTGCCAGCGATTCCAGCATGAATGCCAGATCGACATCGCCGAGGGCGGAGCAGTTGGGAGATGGAGCGGTGGAAATCATTCGTCGGTGGATGGAAACTTTTTCCGGCGGGCCTTCGCCGCCGCGTTGCGGAACTCATGCGGCAGGTTCAGCACCGTGATCAGGGTGCTCGCCGCGAAGATGAAGATGTGCTCGCCATGGATCCGGGGATGCCGTCCGGGATGCTCGATGGAGATCTTGTCCAGGTAGCGGCGGAGCCTGCCGTTCGTGTCGGTGGGCCGCAGTCCCTCCGCCCGGGCCTTCGCCGCCGTCCGGCGGAGCGCCTTTGCGTTGAGGCCCACGCGCTCCTTGCCGCGTGCCTCGCCGTGTTCGGTCAGATGGACTTCCTTGGACATGGTTTCAGACGGTGTCGCCCAGCTCGCGGCGCAGGCGCATGGAGGCATCCTCCAGGTGGCGGATCGCCAGGGTGAGGTGGGCGGATTTGAAAGGGTCCTGATCCAGTTCGGAGACCAGCCCCTCGATCATGGCGATGGAGACCAGGCGGCGCGGCACGGCACCCTCCACGGCGGCCAGCTCGATGCGCACGGCGGGAACGCGCTCCGTGGCGCTGGCTTCCTCAGCGGGATCATCCGTCTCGACGGACAGCAGCTCGTTGAGCCGCTGCCGGAGACGATGGCACTGGTGGTAAAGTCCGCGGATCATCGTGTCAGAGTCCGTTCATGCGTTGGCGGCCCGTGCGCAGGCCCGGTCCGGAAACCACCTGCACGCCATGCTGCGCGGTTTCCTCCGGCACCGGGTTCGGCACCGCATCGTCCGGCGGCTCCGGGCGGATCTTGCAGAGGGCGACCTGGGCGAAGTATTTGACGGCGTTTTCGTACTCCAGCTTCCGGGCATCGCCGGGCTGGTAGGACGGCACCGTGATCAGCAGACGCCAGCGTGCGATCGCCAGCGCGTTCGCCCGCATGCTCTGCGGGATGAGCGTGGTGTCCGCGCTGAGGCTGTTCTGCGTGCAGGTCGCGATCTGCCCCCGGATCTCCGCCACCAGGTCACCCAGCAACTGCGGCACACGGTCGCCCGGATCTTCCGGGGCATCGGTGCGCCCGAATCCGTCACGCTCGCTCTCGGTGAGCGAGCTGAGGAGGTCGGCTTCAGTCAGTGGGATCCACATGGCGGCGGAGATGGGTGCGGGGCGTCGGGGTGATTACTTGCGGGCGGCGGCGTCCGCTTCCTGCTGGCGGGTGGAACACTCCACCGCTTGCTCGTAGGACAGTCCGGCGGCGACCCTCCAGGCGATGTCGTCAGCATCAGCGGGCGTATCTGCCTCCGGAGCGACGGCACCAGGCGGCAGGACGGTGGACTCCGTGCCACCAGCGGGATCGGTGAGCGGGATGCCCTTCTCCGCAGCGAGGGCTTCCAGCTTGGCATTGGAGATGTTGGCCGGGAAAGAAACCCCGGCATCGGCGAGAGCCTTGAGAACGAATTTGCGGTCCATGATGGAAAGGTGAGTTGCGGGTTTGGAAGAAAGGCAGCGGGTGGGGAAAACCCATTAAACCCACCCGCTGCCGGGTATTCGTCCGCCTTCACGGCGGAGGAAATCAGGCGTCGGAAACGGTGCGCTTGATGATGCCGGAGGTGAT comes from the Luteolibacter sp. SL250 genome and includes:
- the rplM gene encoding 50S ribosomal protein L13, which translates into the protein MKTFSAKPHEVERKWYVIDAKGKVLGQVAVEAARLLRGKHKPTFTTHVDTGDFVVVINADQVVLTGAKETAKIYTRFSGYVGGQKVETPAKVRERRPVLLVERAVWGMIPKNRLGRAQYGKLKVYAGESHPHEAQAPVAYAVK
- a CDS encoding N-acetylmuramoyl-L-alanine amidase, producing MDFPLKPFLALAVTAFLASCGAPSGTGSSSSGRDHWGHRPGPKGFRTVIIDAGHGGKDPGAVSRHTGQQEKELALDTARRIKAELGGFHTILMRSGDEFIDLDDRVSRANRHGDAILISVHYNSGPSGIRGPETYYWRVDSHGLAVRLQRAMTSVSPSEAGSRGLVRRRLRLTRNPEIPCVLIECGYLSNPAEARLAQSPAYRDKLAKAIAGAIKTQAAIGDSGTGPLPPPINAPMSRPTDAPE
- a CDS encoding sialate O-acetylesterase yields the protein MPTPSPVPDTDAPTPGTVPSLVAGGSAPSPAAPPSVGPSLPGGVVAPPPEVMPEVPVQPPAGFLPSTKADTDAGNIPARTWRAALNGGGDGYFAVRHPLAVAQRCHVILYGQSNASGSDAVPVLTTTAVYDALRFSTGVRGAGGGGVTAVSLLESTDDTQGETPCSGVALQWTESGTTDGAARLILSAVGYGGYGINQLVKGTAPYTDLLSRASHARTLSGGAGVSHAVAAVVWVQGESDGAMAQATYLEKLLDLREDLQADLRSQVLGGGEDFLHLPMVQPSAHINAGGGPALAQLEAAVRSPYHHLVAPAYALPHANNIHYSALGAQMAGRAAGRALRELAEHGDARTLMPMGASSRGREIIWFWDVPVPPLLLDSSALPPTPSHGFQVEDEDGMVPISSIEVMEDRVRIVVARDLEGDTEVRYALDNNGTGIINGASGNLRDSTADAFWIDGVSHLLPRAAPHAKRSVKHLRHDAADVILPGEVPLEEDAFDHWQFGTDSSSLTGLVNSEVLTRAGVLAATYEESSIILHKDDPGSHLQGLVSTMPDGIEQTILVVLRVPTEVVGGTYQIIAGTADPFTGSGLTIDFAGHIKFSNTLNAFNLPFTSAMNGGETGAWICLVFREGAGKFGLLLSGVGNREFHDYTTGTKDPVERNVGIGNCYANYSNCNDADLEFAELVLWNRRLSVRECIDALTRSRMRMAQRGVFF
- a CDS encoding DNA adenine methylase, with the translated sequence MISTAPSPNCSALGDVDLAFMLESLAGMMRRPAPVVGAPQPVVGWQGGKRWLVKELVPLIPPHKTYVELFCGGGALLCAKAPSNAEVINDRNSDLVNLFRVVKYHLDALLQELEWNLNSRAEFADHKAQRGLTDIQRAARWFLRMKNGFGGAADHFGTSKSGGGAAFSSKEGRLALLRAFNRRLDSVAIENLDWKECLEQYDSKVTVFFCDPPYTTGVAHYGAWTIDDLARFREEGLDQMKGTWILTIDDTPANRGLFKDCHITTVGRKNGIAHKADGGTSQYHELIIRPDDGRHQPMELNLE